A window of Planifilum fulgidum contains these coding sequences:
- a CDS encoding TetR/AcrR family transcriptional regulator, which yields MRHETVDLIFNAAIEVFAESGFDQAKMDDIARAAGVAKGTIYYHFRSKEELFVGLMNEGVQKLIDRARQYLKLHKSPTDQLLALVENQIHFYVQNGKLAKLLLNEAFGTKTRQVQFRRKIGEYLQLIEEVMIEGNRLGEFQIKHVPETASAIFGAASVVVLQKLYSMEEVDPARIERDIPPMVETVRRMVLCGIKDSTYC from the coding sequence ATGCGCCATGAAACAGTGGATCTGATTTTTAACGCCGCCATTGAAGTCTTTGCCGAAAGCGGTTTCGACCAGGCGAAAATGGACGACATCGCAAGGGCGGCCGGAGTCGCGAAAGGGACCATTTATTACCACTTTAGGAGCAAAGAGGAATTGTTCGTCGGGTTGATGAATGAAGGGGTTCAAAAGCTGATAGACCGCGCCAGACAGTATCTGAAATTGCATAAATCGCCGACGGATCAATTGCTGGCCCTGGTGGAGAATCAGATTCATTTTTATGTGCAGAACGGGAAACTCGCCAAATTGTTGCTGAACGAAGCCTTCGGAACCAAGACGAGACAAGTCCAGTTCCGGAGAAAGATCGGTGAATATTTGCAGCTGATCGAGGAAGTGATGATCGAAGGGAACCGGCTCGGCGAATTTCAGATCAAGCATGTTCCGGAAACGGCCAGTGCCATTTTCGGGGCGGCCAGTGTCGTGGTGCTGCAAAAATTGTACAGCATGGAAGAAGTGGATCCCGCCCGGATTGAGCGCGATATTCCTCCGATGGTCGAAACGGTCCGGCGCATGGTCTTGTGCGGCATTAAAGATTCCACCTATTGCTAA